Below is a window of Cytophagaceae bacterium DNA.
ATCTGACCAATAAACTTCTTTAGTCATTTTTAATCTTTTGCCTGAATTGTTTCATTACTTCGGTATGAATAGTCCCATTATTTTTTTGAATGCTATATTTTGCCTGCAAAAGGCCTTCTTTTTGTATATCTGACATACTATTCCATTCTGCTTCTTCATCACTACTACTATGAACGTAGTTCTTTATCAGTCCAGAAATTTCATTTAACTGGTCTAATTTAAGATTTTCGATTATTCGATACAAGTCAACTTTTAACTCTGTAGCTGTCATTTTTAACAATATTTCGGAATGAAATTATAAAAAACTGTTAAAATATTTAATCCCAGGACACATTTTTTTGATTTTTAATCTAAAAAAAATCACAACTCACACCCCCACTCCCATTTTTTCCTTAATCTCTTTCATCTCATCACGGAAACGGGCGGCTTGCAGGAAGTCAAACTCTGAGGCGGCTTTTTCCATTTTCTTTTTGGTTTCTTCTAACAGAGCCTGAAGTTGCGGTTTGGTCATGTAACCAATGATTGGATCAGCAGCAATGCTTACCCGGTCAGGTTCAACATAATAACCTTTAGTACTTGGTTTGAAGTCGGCAATAGATGTCTGCTCCATGATCGCTTCCTTACTTTTCAAAATCGTAGTTGGAGTTATGCCATGTTTTTCATTGTATTCCATCTGTATCATCCGGCGACGGTTGGTTTCGTCAATGGCCTTGCTCATAGAACCTGTGATGCGGTCGGCATACATGATTACTTTACCGTTGGAGTTACGTGCTGCACGACCAATGGTCTGTATCAATGAACGAATATCTCTAAGAAAACCCTCTTTGTCGGCATCCATAATGGCTACAAGAGAAACTTCAGGCAAATCGAGGCCTTCCCGCAGTAAGTTCACACCAACCAAAACATCAATTACTCCCAATCTCAATTCTCTCAATATTTCCACCCTTTCCATGGTTTTCACCTCCGAGTGTATGTAGCGTCCTTTTATTCCTACCCTATCCAAATATTTGCTGAGTTCTTCAGCCATGCGTTTGGTTAAAGTGGTAACCAAAACCCTTTCATCTTTTTTTATTCGGTCGTTGATTTCTTCGAGTAAATCATCAATTTGGTTCAAACTTGGCCTCACATCAATTTCCGGGTCAAGTAATCCTGTTGGCCGGATAATCTGCTCTACTACAACACCGCCACTGAGATTGAGCTCATAATCGGCAGGTGTGGCACTTACGAAAATGGTCTGTGGAACAAGATTTTCGAATTCCTGAAACGTCAATGGGCGGTTGTCTAAAGCAGAAGGCAGTCGGAAACCATATTCAACAAGTGAGGTTTTACGAGAACGGTCACCTCCATACATGGCACGTATCTGAGGCATACTCACGTGACTTTCATCTACAATGAGCAGGAAATCATCCTGAAAATAATCTAACAGGCAAAATGGACGATCACCGGGTTTTCTTTTATCAAAATATCTGGAATAATTCTCAATTCCTGAACAATAACCCAGCTCCCGCATCATTTCGAGGTCAAATTCGGTGCGTTCCTGAATCCTTTGAGCCTCCATAACCCTACCATCACTCTCAAAATATTTGATTTGGGCCACCATGTCATCCTGAATGTCTTTGATAGCAGCTTGCATTACGTCTTTTCCTGTTACAAACAAATTGGCAGGAAAGACCACAATTTTATCCTCATTCTTAACTTTCTTTCCACTATGAGGCTCAATCATTTGAATTTCCTCAATATCATCTCCCCAAAAAATTACCCTATAAGCAAAGTCAGCATATCCGGGAAAAATATCGACCGTATCGCCTTTTACACGAAAAGTCCCTCTCGAAAACTCAATTTCGGTACGGGAATATAAAATCTGAACCAGAGAATAAAGGAATTTATTTCGGGTGATATTATCGCCTACATTTACTTTTACGATACTGTCTCTGAACTCATTGGGATTCCCCGCACCATAAATACATGATACAGAAGCCACTACAATAATATCTCTACGACCAGACATCAAAGAAGACACTGTACTTAACCTGAGTTTTTCAATTTCCTGATTGATCATCAGGTCTTTTTCTATATAAGTATTGGTTGACGCAATAAAGGCTTCGGGCTGATAATAATCGTAATAAGAGATAAAATATTCAACAGCATTATCAGGAAAAAACTGCTTAAATTCGCCATAAAGCTGTGCAGCCAAAGTTTTATTATGACTTAAAATAAGAACTGGCTTATCGACCTCAGCAATTACATTAGCGATGGTAAATGTCTTTCCACTACCTGTCACCCCCAGAAGTACTGAAGCTTTTTCACCTGAATTTATGGAATGAATCAACTGCTCGATAGCTTGAGGTTGGTCCCCGGTTGGTTGAAAAAGAGAAGTAAGCCTATATTCCATAATTCAAATTTTGCCCAAATATAAAGAAAAAACAGGTTTTTGGAGGTTTGAGTTCTGATTGCTAAATAGTTTGGCTAAAGCTATTTGTTTTTGTTCTTCGGTTTATTTGAAGTCATAAAAAACTGAATTTTGCCTCCGCCACTTATATCAGAATGTTTGATTCTCAAATTATTTACCGGCTGGCCATTAAAAAGTATTTTTTGAATATAAACATTTTTCTCACCTGGATTTACACTTTCTATCGAAAAAGTTTTTCCATTTTCAAGGTTGATTTTTGCCTCATGTACCAGCGGACTTCCAATCCAATACTCATCTGAACCCGGTGAAACAGGATAAAAACCCAAACTGCTAAACAAGTACCAGGCACTCATTTGACCACAATCATCATTGCCGCGAAGTCCGTCTGGGCCATTGGCATATTGATTACTTAGAATCATCCTGATGGTTTCCTGAGTTTTCCATGGTTTTGAGGTAATGTTGTACAAATAAGCCACATGATGTGCAGGCTCATTTCCATGCACATAGTTCCCGATTATCCCTTCCCTGGTAATATCTTCAGTATTTGCAAAAAACTCATCAGGTAAATGCATCGTAAAAAGTGAATCCAAATATCTCGAAAACCGGGCCTCTCCTCCCATTGTTTTCATTAATCCTTCCGGGTTATGAGGAACATACAAACTGTAATTCCATGCGTTTCCTTCAATAAAACCCTGACCATGAGTCTCCAACACATCAAATTTTTGTCTGAAATTTCCGTCAGCCAATTTTGGTCTCATAAAACCCAATCTGGAATCATACACATTTTTCCAGTTTTCTGAACGTTTCTGAAATTCCTCAAAAATCACATTATTTCCTAAATATTTCGCCAATTGAGCTATACACCAATCATCGTATGCATATTCAAGTGTATTAGAAACCGAAGTGCTATTTATATCGGAAGGAACATATCCCATATCCATGTAATCACCAATTCCTTCGTATTTTCTTTGCCGGGCGGTATTTACACAGGCAGCGAGTGCCTCGTTTGCATCTCCTTTATATACTCCTTTCAAAATGGCATCAGCCACCACAGAAACACTATGGTAGCCACTCATGCACCAGTTATCATTGGCATAATGTGACCAAATCGGAAGCATTTTCAGAGCACTTTGATAGTAGTGCTCCATCATACTTTTAACCATATCGGCATTTCGGGATGGATTTACAAT
It encodes the following:
- the uvrB gene encoding excinuclease ABC subunit UvrB, with translation MEYRLTSLFQPTGDQPQAIEQLIHSINSGEKASVLLGVTGSGKTFTIANVIAEVDKPVLILSHNKTLAAQLYGEFKQFFPDNAVEYFISYYDYYQPEAFIASTNTYIEKDLMINQEIEKLRLSTVSSLMSGRRDIIVVASVSCIYGAGNPNEFRDSIVKVNVGDNITRNKFLYSLVQILYSRTEIEFSRGTFRVKGDTVDIFPGYADFAYRVIFWGDDIEEIQMIEPHSGKKVKNEDKIVVFPANLFVTGKDVMQAAIKDIQDDMVAQIKYFESDGRVMEAQRIQERTEFDLEMMRELGYCSGIENYSRYFDKRKPGDRPFCLLDYFQDDFLLIVDESHVSMPQIRAMYGGDRSRKTSLVEYGFRLPSALDNRPLTFQEFENLVPQTIFVSATPADYELNLSGGVVVEQIIRPTGLLDPEIDVRPSLNQIDDLLEEINDRIKKDERVLVTTLTKRMAEELSKYLDRVGIKGRYIHSEVKTMERVEILRELRLGVIDVLVGVNLLREGLDLPEVSLVAIMDADKEGFLRDIRSLIQTIGRAARNSNGKVIMYADRITGSMSKAIDETNRRRMIQMEYNEKHGITPTTILKSKEAIMEQTSIADFKPSTKGYYVEPDRVSIAADPIIGYMTKPQLQALLEETKKKMEKAASEFDFLQAARFRDEMKEIKEKMGVGV